Proteins encoded within one genomic window of Edaphobacter lichenicola:
- a CDS encoding carbohydrate kinase family protein, giving the protein MANISSGEAKKRFDITIAGETNLDLILYGLPEVMPTERELLASDFKITLGGSSSILAHNLAMLGSRVGFISQVGTDELGQIALARLVESGADLLLVPSRENTSTGVTILLPHGAHRHILTNPGTMAEMKVADLDMAYLTSARHFHLSSLFLQTGLQPDLPQLFADLKNAGLTLSLDTNDDPSDQWSGVLDQLLDSIDLLLPNEDEIKRITRTATLEQALDALSERVPLIVVKCGSRGAVVQQGRSRQRVPSLQVQPVDTIGAGDSFNAGFLSSYLTGKDPLRAAAMGNVAGALSTLKTGGTEAYRDATLREKFLAEHPIV; this is encoded by the coding sequence TTGGCAAATATCTCTTCAGGGGAAGCAAAAAAGCGCTTTGACATCACAATTGCGGGTGAGACGAATCTCGACCTCATCCTCTATGGCCTGCCTGAAGTAATGCCCACGGAGCGTGAGTTGCTCGCATCCGATTTCAAGATCACCTTGGGCGGCTCCTCGTCCATCCTGGCGCACAATTTAGCCATGCTGGGTAGTCGAGTCGGCTTTATCTCCCAGGTCGGTACCGACGAGCTTGGACAAATCGCACTCGCACGCCTTGTAGAAAGCGGCGCGGACCTCTTGCTAGTGCCTTCTCGAGAAAATACGAGTACTGGAGTAACGATTCTGTTGCCACACGGCGCGCATCGTCATATCTTGACCAATCCCGGTACCATGGCTGAGATGAAAGTTGCCGATCTCGATATGGCTTATCTCACATCCGCTCGGCACTTTCACCTCTCCTCTCTCTTTCTGCAGACTGGGCTCCAACCCGATCTGCCGCAACTATTTGCTGATTTGAAGAACGCAGGCCTGACACTCTCGCTCGACACCAACGACGACCCCAGCGACCAATGGTCCGGTGTTCTGGATCAGCTCCTGGATAGCATCGACCTTCTGCTACCTAACGAGGATGAGATCAAGCGCATCACGCGCACCGCCACTCTCGAACAGGCTCTCGATGCTCTGTCGGAACGCGTGCCGCTCATCGTCGTAAAGTGCGGCTCTCGCGGCGCTGTCGTGCAGCAGGGTAGAAGCCGGCAGCGGGTTCCGTCGCTCCAGGTACAGCCTGTAGATACTATCGGTGCTGGCGACAGCTTCAATGCAGGCTTCCTGAGCTCTTATCTCACTGGCAAAGATCCGCTCCGCGCTGCAGCAATGGGAAACGTTGCAGGAGCCCTCTCAACGTTGAAAACAGGAGGTACCGAAGCGTACAGGGACGCTACGCTCCGCGAAAAATTTTTAGCAGAGCACCCGATCGTGTAG
- a CDS encoding amidohydrolase family protein, whose translation MSQQNEDKFIAMVTAKADVTLPLSDFHPRSMLTTPIHEITHPRYPVIDYHNHLDAQDPEHVLRIMDACGIEHIVNITMKVGDEALRMIDRYHQASPARFSTIGWMDWTGVERNDFIALSLERLERLVERGAIGFKFWKDLGLTIRDVSGELLQVDDERLAPIFERCGELGIPVMVHIGDPEAFFLPIDANNERFEELSAHPDWSFYGATFSKHQLLEQRDRVFRRHPKTTFVAAHVAENGEDLQRVTAMLNANPNVLVDISARASELGRQPFSARRFFLRFADRILFGADLVPDIEMYRLYYRFLETEDEYFEYPTHASRQGRWNICGMNLPDDVLRKVYRENALRLLPSNRARI comes from the coding sequence ATGTCGCAACAGAACGAAGACAAGTTTATCGCGATGGTTACGGCAAAGGCAGATGTCACACTTCCGCTCAGCGACTTCCATCCCAGATCGATGCTCACCACACCGATCCACGAGATCACGCATCCCCGTTATCCCGTAATCGACTACCACAACCATCTGGACGCACAAGACCCGGAGCACGTACTGCGGATCATGGATGCCTGTGGCATCGAGCACATCGTCAATATCACGATGAAGGTTGGTGACGAGGCTCTGAGAATGATCGATCGCTACCATCAGGCTTCCCCGGCACGCTTCTCGACGATTGGCTGGATGGATTGGACCGGTGTAGAGCGTAACGATTTCATCGCTCTCAGCCTGGAGCGTCTGGAGCGTCTGGTGGAGCGCGGAGCCATTGGCTTCAAGTTCTGGAAGGACCTGGGACTTACCATCCGTGACGTATCGGGCGAGCTGCTGCAGGTCGACGACGAACGACTCGCCCCGATCTTCGAAAGGTGCGGCGAACTGGGCATTCCGGTCATGGTTCACATCGGCGATCCCGAGGCCTTCTTCCTGCCCATCGATGCGAACAACGAACGCTTTGAGGAGCTCTCAGCCCATCCCGATTGGAGCTTTTACGGAGCAACCTTCAGCAAGCATCAGTTACTGGAGCAGCGCGACCGCGTCTTCAGGAGGCACCCCAAAACCACCTTCGTAGCCGCGCATGTGGCCGAAAACGGAGAAGATCTGCAACGCGTAACCGCCATGCTCAATGCCAATCCAAACGTTCTAGTCGATATCAGTGCACGCGCGTCGGAGCTGGGGCGTCAGCCTTTCTCGGCACGCAGGTTCTTCTTGCGCTTTGCGGACCGCATCCTCTTCGGCGCCGACCTCGTGCCGGATATCGAGATGTACCGCCTCTACTACCGATTCCTCGAAACAGAAGATGAGTACTTTGAGTACCCGACACATGCCTCCAGGCAGGGTCGCTGGAATATTTGCGGCATGAATCTCCCCGATGACGTCCTGCGCAAAGTCTATCGGGAAAATGCGCTGCGCCTGCTCCCATCCAACCGTGCGCGGATCTGA
- a CDS encoding MFS transporter: MESMISGPTQLSVSQRRYSALLLVVAGLGGLLYGVDVGIIGGALPYLEATSGLTAGQLSVIVAAVLLGSVISTLFAGLLADWMGRKPLMLLSGGIFVISIPVIAISSGYESLFFGRLLQGVSGGLIGVVVPLYLAECLPSSTRGKGTGIFQWFLTLGIVGAAVIGIYYSYRVQAVAQASDPATLFHFKDQAWRRIFWVSLPPGVLFVLGTLFVQESPRWLFRRGHRDRALVALRRSHPTHVAQAELDTMQQVTITSTEKTSSKAAVHDTIFRRRYMIPFLLACVILFCNTATGVNSIISYNTGILLQSGLSDLSAHWGYVLFTAVNFLITAVGMSLVDRKGRRFLLILGTTGVIASLITVGTLFLRTERSNLECRTAVQALVSPQQDLSLAFNRAEASRLLQASGYNEDQFNDSNTSLAVIYSYGGFSAATTFVRSDDAAAAPIHITRESCVPANRIEAFFKNPFADLAAAQTAPLKIQRALINRVPATRHGWLVALGLYAFMAFYAVGPGVCVWLALSELMPTRIRSVGMSIALVINQMVSTTLAVLFLPVVSKYGYSTMFFIFAAFTVIYFLTATFLLPETKGKTLEEIEQHFEGVRKI; encoded by the coding sequence ATGGAATCTATGATCTCCGGCCCCACCCAGTTATCCGTCAGCCAGCGCCGATACAGCGCATTGCTTCTGGTGGTTGCAGGTCTAGGTGGCCTGCTCTACGGCGTAGATGTGGGCATCATCGGAGGCGCCCTCCCTTATCTTGAGGCAACCTCAGGCCTTACCGCCGGGCAGCTCTCTGTCATCGTTGCAGCGGTACTGCTCGGCAGCGTCATCTCCACCTTGTTTGCCGGTCTGCTCGCCGACTGGATGGGCCGCAAACCTTTAATGCTCCTGAGCGGCGGCATCTTCGTCATCAGTATCCCCGTCATCGCCATCTCCTCCGGCTACGAATCGCTGTTTTTCGGACGGCTGCTCCAGGGCGTCAGCGGAGGACTCATCGGCGTGGTGGTTCCGCTCTACCTCGCCGAGTGCCTCCCATCGTCGACTCGCGGCAAGGGCACCGGTATCTTCCAATGGTTCCTCACCTTGGGCATCGTTGGCGCGGCAGTGATCGGCATCTATTACAGCTACCGCGTTCAGGCCGTGGCGCAGGCCTCGGACCCGGCGACTTTGTTCCACTTCAAAGACCAGGCATGGCGGCGCATCTTCTGGGTCTCTCTTCCGCCCGGAGTTCTCTTTGTTCTTGGCACGTTGTTCGTACAGGAATCCCCTCGCTGGCTCTTTCGCCGCGGCCACAGAGATCGCGCTCTCGTTGCGCTCCGTCGCTCCCATCCTACCCATGTCGCACAGGCCGAACTCGACACGATGCAGCAAGTCACCATCACGTCTACAGAAAAGACCTCCTCGAAAGCGGCCGTCCACGACACCATCTTTCGTCGCCGTTATATGATCCCTTTCCTGCTGGCCTGCGTCATTCTCTTCTGCAATACAGCGACAGGAGTCAATTCGATCATTAGCTATAACACCGGCATCCTCCTGCAGAGCGGTCTCTCCGATCTCAGTGCGCACTGGGGGTATGTCCTCTTCACCGCGGTAAACTTTCTCATTACCGCGGTGGGCATGTCTCTGGTCGATCGCAAGGGCCGTCGGTTCCTTCTCATTCTTGGTACAACCGGTGTCATCGCCTCTCTGATCACAGTCGGCACCCTCTTTCTGCGAACCGAAAGATCAAACCTTGAGTGCCGCACCGCCGTGCAAGCTCTTGTCAGCCCGCAACAGGACCTATCTCTTGCCTTCAACCGGGCCGAGGCCAGCAGACTTTTGCAGGCGAGCGGTTACAACGAGGATCAGTTCAACGACAGCAATACCTCTCTCGCTGTCATCTACTCCTATGGCGGGTTCAGTGCCGCAACCACCTTTGTACGCTCCGACGACGCCGCAGCAGCCCCCATTCACATCACCCGCGAAAGCTGCGTGCCTGCCAACCGGATCGAAGCCTTCTTCAAAAATCCCTTCGCGGATCTGGCTGCTGCTCAGACAGCGCCTCTCAAGATCCAGCGAGCCCTGATCAACCGTGTCCCTGCCACCAGGCATGGATGGCTGGTGGCCCTTGGCCTCTATGCCTTCATGGCGTTTTATGCTGTAGGCCCCGGGGTATGCGTCTGGCTGGCCCTGTCGGAGCTAATGCCCACCCGCATTCGTTCGGTAGGCATGAGCATCGCTCTCGTCATCAATCAGATGGTCTCGACCACGCTTGCTGTCCTCTTCCTGCCCGTCGTCAGCAAGTACGGCTACTCCACCATGTTCTTTATCTTTGCTGCCTTCACCGTCATATACTTCCTCACCGCAACCTTCCTCCTGCCCGAAACCAAAGGCAAAACTCTGGAAGAGATCGAGCAGCACTTCGAGGGAGTAAGAAAAATATAA
- a CDS encoding glycoside hydrolase family 2 protein, translating into MRMRVWGSALVLLFAAGSVGLGSVALAASSSLPEAVTLSAGWQLQDAAKVTQTGDAIASAKFKPQGWYSATVPGTVLTSLVNAGVYREPLYGENSRPDKIPDSLARTPYWYRTVFEVPKTYAGRHVWLNLEGINFSAQVWVNGTQVGTMKGAFKRGIFDISPAVKPGKQAVLAVLVSPQPHPGVPHEHTIRDGVGTNGGITAIDGPTFLSTIGWDWIPAMRDRDTGIWQKVFLSASGPVVIKDPLVTTDLPLPKTDTADVSVQARVENVTDAPQKGVLKGSFGDVTFEQSVEVAAHSSQMVTVDPKNTPAMHVEHPKLWWPNGYGPQNLYKLHLSFEVDGKASDDKDVSFGVRKFTYAVPDSENLTISVNGVRVFIRGGNWGLDEAMKRNPRERLEAQIRMHQIANMNMIRNWVGQSTSEDFYELCDKYGILVWDEFFQPNPSDGPDPDDFDTYMANVRDKILRFRNHAAIVLWCARNEGYPPKTIDDALRVLMTELEPTRLYQANSADGRGVNSHGPYHWRTPREFYVYDEAFKTEIGSMSVPTLESIHGMMPEKDWETINDDWAQHDFAKGAADGDKYPAIIADRYGKVANLADFVRKSQLANYEAFRAMYEGRNAKLFHPTTGVITWMSNPAQPSFVWQLYHHDLEPNSALFAVKKAAEPIHIQLNEANGEVQVINNLDTPLESAHAHLAIYNLDGAVQYQHDFEVSAAPSLATTLGSVEWPSTLSAVHFVKLELRDATGKLISENFYWRGLPEHQNDLKALGSLPVVTLGASVVRRETEGKVFVTVTLQNTGKGIALMTHLQLRRKRSGERVLPVYYSDNYVSLLPNETRTITIEAAAADLKGEDALVALDGWNVGVTAATSAGVSVEANVGALVDHWPLTGLPMEGAR; encoded by the coding sequence ATGCGAATGAGAGTCTGGGGATCGGCGTTGGTGCTGTTGTTTGCAGCAGGTTCGGTGGGGTTAGGTTCGGTGGCTTTGGCAGCTAGTTCGTCACTTCCTGAGGCTGTGACTCTGTCGGCTGGCTGGCAGCTGCAGGATGCGGCGAAGGTGACGCAGACCGGGGATGCGATCGCTTCGGCGAAGTTTAAACCGCAGGGCTGGTACTCCGCGACGGTGCCTGGGACGGTGCTGACGAGCCTGGTGAATGCAGGCGTCTACCGGGAGCCTTTGTATGGGGAGAATAGCCGCCCCGACAAGATTCCTGACAGCCTTGCGCGCACGCCGTACTGGTATCGCACGGTCTTTGAGGTGCCGAAGACGTACGCCGGGAGGCATGTGTGGCTGAACCTTGAGGGGATTAATTTTTCAGCACAGGTGTGGGTGAACGGGACGCAGGTTGGCACGATGAAGGGCGCGTTCAAGCGGGGGATCTTTGATATCTCGCCCGCGGTGAAGCCTGGGAAGCAGGCGGTTCTGGCGGTGCTGGTGTCGCCGCAGCCTCATCCGGGCGTGCCACATGAACATACGATTCGAGATGGCGTGGGCACGAACGGCGGCATCACCGCGATCGATGGGCCGACGTTTCTTTCGACGATTGGCTGGGACTGGATTCCGGCGATGAGGGACCGGGATACGGGCATCTGGCAGAAGGTGTTCCTCTCGGCGAGTGGGCCGGTGGTGATTAAAGATCCGCTGGTGACGACGGATCTTCCCTTGCCTAAGACGGATACGGCTGATGTCTCGGTGCAGGCGCGAGTGGAGAATGTGACGGATGCCCCACAGAAGGGCGTGTTGAAGGGAAGCTTTGGGGATGTGACGTTCGAGCAGAGCGTGGAAGTGGCGGCGCATAGTTCGCAGATGGTTACGGTCGATCCGAAGAACACGCCGGCGATGCATGTGGAGCATCCGAAGCTGTGGTGGCCGAATGGATATGGGCCGCAGAATCTGTATAAGCTGCATTTGAGTTTTGAGGTGGATGGGAAGGCGTCGGACGATAAGGATGTAAGCTTCGGCGTTCGCAAGTTTACGTATGCGGTGCCTGATTCGGAGAACCTGACGATCTCGGTGAATGGGGTTCGCGTGTTTATTCGTGGGGGGAACTGGGGTCTGGATGAAGCGATGAAGCGCAATCCGCGGGAGCGGCTCGAGGCGCAGATTCGGATGCACCAGATCGCGAATATGAACATGATTCGCAACTGGGTGGGGCAGAGCACGAGCGAAGATTTTTATGAGCTGTGCGACAAGTACGGGATTCTGGTGTGGGATGAGTTTTTTCAGCCGAATCCTTCGGATGGACCTGATCCGGATGATTTTGATACGTACATGGCAAATGTGCGCGACAAGATTCTGCGGTTTCGCAATCATGCCGCAATTGTTTTGTGGTGTGCGCGGAATGAAGGATATCCGCCGAAGACGATTGACGATGCGCTGCGCGTTTTGATGACTGAGCTGGAGCCGACGAGGTTGTATCAGGCGAACTCGGCTGATGGGCGCGGGGTCAACTCGCATGGGCCGTATCACTGGAGGACGCCGCGGGAGTTCTATGTTTATGACGAGGCGTTCAAGACAGAGATTGGAAGCATGTCGGTGCCGACGCTGGAGTCAATTCACGGAATGATGCCGGAGAAAGACTGGGAGACGATCAACGACGACTGGGCGCAGCATGACTTTGCCAAGGGCGCGGCGGATGGCGACAAATATCCGGCGATTATTGCGGATCGGTATGGCAAGGTGGCGAACCTCGCGGACTTTGTGAGGAAGTCGCAGCTGGCGAACTATGAGGCGTTTCGCGCGATGTACGAGGGGCGCAATGCGAAGCTGTTTCATCCGACGACGGGAGTGATTACGTGGATGAGCAATCCTGCGCAGCCCAGCTTTGTGTGGCAGCTTTACCACCACGATCTTGAGCCTAACTCAGCTTTGTTTGCGGTGAAGAAGGCGGCCGAGCCGATTCATATTCAGCTGAATGAGGCGAATGGCGAGGTCCAGGTGATCAATAATCTGGATACTCCGCTGGAGAGTGCGCATGCTCACCTGGCGATCTACAACCTGGATGGGGCAGTGCAGTATCAACACGACTTTGAAGTGTCGGCTGCACCGAGCCTGGCAACGACGCTTGGAAGCGTGGAGTGGCCTTCAACCCTTTCGGCGGTTCACTTTGTGAAGCTTGAGCTGCGCGATGCGACGGGGAAACTGATCTCGGAGAACTTCTACTGGCGTGGGCTGCCGGAGCATCAGAATGATCTCAAAGCGTTGGGCAGTTTGCCCGTGGTGACGCTTGGGGCTTCGGTGGTTCGCCGCGAGACGGAGGGCAAGGTCTTCGTCACGGTCACGCTGCAAAATACAGGGAAAGGAATTGCGCTGATGACTCACCTGCAGCTGCGGCGCAAGCGCTCGGGAGAACGAGTGCTGCCCGTTTATTACAGCGACAACTATGTGTCTCTGCTGCCGAACGAGACAAGGACGATCACGATTGAAGCTGCGGCTGCGGATCTAAAGGGAGAGGACGCCCTGGTCGCGTTGGATGGATGGAATGTTGGAGTGACCGCCGCTACTTCAGCGGGGGTTAGCGTTGAAGCTAACGTGGGAGCTCTGGTCGATCACTGGCCGCTCACCGGGTTACCAATGGAAGGGGCCCGGTGA
- a CDS encoding efflux transporter outer membrane subunit, producing MTNLRFTIAICPALTALLLTGCMVGPKYHTPPAVAQGPPTIYKESPTQFQDTDGWKVAQPQDAMLHGKWWEIYGDPELNALEERLNIDNQNIKQFFANFMEARALVAQARSQLYPTASVGPSYTRSKSSANLGRSSQANTGSTNSVGSLPASISWEPDLWGRVRSTIHEQQFNAQLSAADLENEKLTEQASLATFFFEIRGQDALQAILEDTVEADKRALELTQAQYETGVGDRISVVEAQNTLQNVQSQAINLGVARAQYENAIALLVGANASTFSIPVKASSVTPPPIPIGLPSALLERRPDIAASERNMAAANAQIGIATAAYYPNLTLSASGGFESSTFKHLFDWPSRFWSIGPTVSETVFDAGLRRATVNQFVEVYNADVASYRQTVLTGFQQVEDALASVRILSQQQLQQQEAVKSAEEFVTLETARYQTGIDPYVNLVTAQTTLLTDRQSVATLRVQAMTASVQLIEALGGGWDRSQLPTPAQVSEKLTKAETTVQR from the coding sequence ACCTTCGATTCACCATCGCGATTTGCCCGGCGTTGACGGCGCTTTTGTTGACCGGATGTATGGTGGGGCCTAAGTACCACACGCCGCCCGCCGTTGCGCAGGGGCCGCCAACGATTTACAAGGAGTCGCCGACGCAGTTTCAGGATACGGACGGCTGGAAGGTGGCACAACCGCAGGATGCGATGCTGCATGGGAAGTGGTGGGAGATCTACGGGGATCCGGAGTTGAATGCGCTGGAAGAGCGGTTGAATATCGACAACCAGAACATCAAACAGTTCTTCGCGAACTTCATGGAGGCGCGTGCTCTTGTGGCGCAGGCACGTTCGCAGCTTTATCCGACTGCTTCTGTGGGGCCGTCGTATACCCGTTCCAAGTCCTCAGCGAATCTGGGACGTTCGTCGCAAGCCAACACGGGCTCAACGAACTCTGTCGGCTCTCTGCCTGCTTCGATTTCGTGGGAGCCGGATCTTTGGGGCAGAGTTCGCAGCACGATTCACGAACAGCAGTTCAACGCGCAGTTGAGTGCCGCCGATCTTGAGAATGAGAAGCTGACCGAGCAGGCGAGTCTTGCTACGTTCTTCTTTGAGATTCGCGGTCAGGATGCGCTGCAGGCGATTCTGGAGGACACGGTGGAGGCAGATAAGAGGGCGCTGGAGTTGACACAGGCGCAGTACGAGACCGGCGTTGGCGATCGGATTTCGGTGGTGGAGGCGCAGAACACACTGCAGAATGTGCAGTCGCAGGCGATCAATCTTGGCGTGGCGCGCGCACAATATGAGAATGCGATTGCGCTGCTGGTGGGGGCCAATGCTTCGACTTTTTCTATTCCGGTGAAGGCTTCGAGCGTGACTCCTCCACCGATACCGATTGGGTTGCCGTCGGCGTTGCTGGAAAGGCGACCTGATATTGCTGCTTCGGAGCGAAACATGGCGGCTGCTAATGCCCAGATTGGTATTGCGACCGCGGCGTACTATCCGAATCTGACGTTGAGCGCTTCGGGTGGATTCGAGAGCTCGACCTTCAAACATCTTTTTGATTGGCCGAGCCGGTTCTGGTCGATCGGGCCTACGGTGAGCGAGACGGTCTTCGACGCTGGGTTGCGGCGGGCCACGGTAAATCAGTTTGTGGAGGTATATAACGCTGATGTCGCGAGCTACCGGCAGACCGTTCTTACGGGGTTTCAGCAGGTGGAGGATGCGCTTGCTTCCGTGCGTATTCTTTCGCAGCAGCAGTTACAGCAACAGGAGGCGGTGAAGTCGGCGGAGGAGTTTGTGACGCTCGAGACGGCGCGGTACCAGACGGGCATCGATCCTTACGTGAACCTGGTGACGGCGCAGACGACGTTGCTGACGGACAGGCAGTCGGTCGCGACTCTGCGAGTGCAGGCGATGACCGCTTCGGTACAGTTGATCGAGGCGCTGGGTGGAGGATGGGATCGATCGCAACTGCCTACGCCGGCGCAGGTCTCCGAGAAGTTGACGAAGGCAGAGACGACAGTTCAACGATGA